From the Magnetofaba australis IT-1 genome, the window CGGCTCCAGGGGCGGCGCATGCGCGCGGTGACGGTGAGCGCTGGGTTGATCCTGGGCGCGGCGGCGGTGATCGGCGGCGCGCCGGTGGGACAGACCCTCTATGCGCCCGGCGTGGTGGAGGCTGAACGCTTCGCCGAGACGGTGACCGACTCCGCCGGTCGCCTGCTGGCGTGGCGCGCCCAGGCCGGGCAGCGGGTGGCGGTCGGGGATGAATTGGCGCAATTGTCGGACCCCAAGATGGCCTGGGAGATCGAAGCGGCGCAGGCGGGGTTGGATCAGATCGAGGCGCTGATCGCCCAGGCGCGCGCTGATGGCGCGGCGGATCTGACGCCGCTGCGGCGGCAGCGGCAGGCGGTGGACGAGCAGTTGACGGAGTTGCAGCGCCGTCGCCAGGCGATGACCATCCGCGCCAAACAGGCGGGGGTGTGGGCGCCGGACCGCGACAGCGCCGAGTTGGGCGCGTGGCTGCCGCGTGGGGCGCGGGTGGGCTGGATCGTCGACCCCAGCGCGTTCCGCTTTACCGCCGTGATTGATCAACAGCAGGCGCCGGAGTTGGTGGAGCAGCCGGTGAGCGGGGCCCAGGTGCGGTTGCACGGGCAGGCGGGGATCGTGCTGCGCGCCGAGGAGATCACGATCTCGCCGCAGGAGATGACGCAACTGCCCACCGCCGCGCTGGGCTGGCGCGGCGGCGGCTCGGTGGCGGTCAAGCCCGACTCCCCCGGCGGCGTGGAGGCGGCGGCTCCCTTCTTTCTGCTGCGCGCGGCGTTGCAGACGGATGAATCCATGCCGCTGCTGCTGCATGGTCGCACCGGGCGGGCGCGTTTGCGCTTGGCTTCGCGCACTCTGGCCACCCAGTGGGAGGAGTCGACGCGCGCTTTTCTGCAACAACGGCTGCGTTGGTGAATCCGCTTGCCCGGGAGCGCCTGTTGGCGCAGCAGACGCGGGTGCGGCCCCTGTATACCGGGCTGGATGGCGTCGCTCATGCGCTGGCGGGCTGGCTGCAACGGCGCTGGCGAGGCGGCGCCGCACAACTTGATGCAGAGCGTTTGCAGCCGCGCTCTGCGTGGCGGGAGATGGACGATGCGCGCTTTGCCGGGCAGCTGCAGGAGGCGGCGCGGCGCTGGCGGCGGGGCGATGCGAACAGTGTGGATATTCTGCCGTGGCTGGCGGAGGCGGCGCGTCGCGCCTGGGGCAAACCGCCGGAGCGAGAGACGTTGCGCGTCGTCTGGGCGCTGGCGGCGGGGCGTTATGTGGTTTCCGACGTTGGCGAATCGCCCCATGGCGAGGCGTTGGCGCTGGCCGCTGTGCTGCTGGCGTGGCGCGGCGTTGCCTGTGCGGTGTGGCATGTGAGCGAAGCGCGCGCCGCACACGTATTGGATCACGCAACGCCGCTGTATGCGCTGGCGGAGGTGGGCGCCGCGTCTACGCGTGTGGCCGATGCGCTGGAGGTCAAACGCTGCGCCTATGCGGCGCAGGTGGTTCATGTGACGCCGATGTGCGCCATTCGCGATCATCTGCGCGCCCTGGCGGGCGGCGCGCCGCAGCAACCGGCGCTGCGTGAACGGTTGCTGCGGGATTGGGCGCGTCCCGCTGATGCGATGGAGATCAGCGCGCTCCCCACCGGCGCGCCGGGATTGCTGGTGGAGGACGCCGATCTGCTGCTGGGCGAGCAGGCCGATGCGCCGAGTCAGATTCTGGTCCCTCAGCATGATCCGGCGCTGCTGGCGGCGACGCGGCTGGCGGCGCAATTGGCCGGGGAGATGATTCCCGCGCGCCACTTTCACGCCGACTCCGCCGGTCATGATTTGACGCTGCTGGCGGCGGGCGAAGAGGCGGTGCGCCATGGGGTGTCCACGGCGCCCTCCGGCTGGGCCGATGCCCAACGTCTGGGGGCGCTGGTTCATGCGGCGTTGATGGCGCGCTGTTTCTTTCAGCCGCAGCGGGATTATCAGATGAGCGCCAGCGGCGTGGCGTTGCAGATGGGGGACGAAAGCGATCCTTTGGGCGAGATCAAGCGCTCCGAGGGGATGCAGCAGCTTTTGGAGGCGATGCTGGGGCTGACGCAAACGCCGCCGCGCGCGCCGGGACCGCTGTTGCGGCGGCGTCGTTTTGTCGCCCAACGCCGCATCGTCGGCGGCTTGGGGAGCGATGCCGCCGCCGCGCCGTGGTTGTGGCGGCTCTACGGCATGGGCGCCGAGCGCGTTGTCCAGGGGGCGTCGCCGCCGAGTTGGGCGTTTGTCCCGGTTGCGGGGCAGGCGGAGAAGATCGCCGCGCTGGCGGCGTTCATCCAGAGCGCCTGGGGGCAGGGGGAGGCGGCGCTGCTGCTGTTTCCGCTGCAGCCGCCCGATGCGCCGATATTGGACGCCCTGCGCGCCGCGATGCCGGATCTGACGCCGCTGGACGCCGAGGCCGGACGCAGGCCGGAGGCGGAGGCGCGGGGCGTCTACCTGATCGCCGGGCGCGATCCGTGGGCGGCGCTCTCCACCCTGCTGGGCGGCGCGTGGCGCGGGAGCCGAGCGGCGCTGGCGCTGACGGAACCGCCGCCGATGCTCCATGGCGCGGTGCGGGTTCAGTCATGGATGCGGCGCGCCGGATGCGCGGCGCGGGTGATCCAACTCGCCTGCCCGCAGGATGCGGTCATCAGCAGTGCGCCGCCCGCTGGTTTGGGCGGCAAACCCTGGCGTTGGCTGCTGCGCTGGGGGCAATATCGCGCCCAACAACGGTTGCGGCGCCGCGTCTGGATGATCCTGGAGACCGAGGCGCGCGCCGCGCACAGTCGCATGGCGGGCCACGAGTGGGACCAGTGAAGCGGAAAATGTCGGAGAGTGAAGCGATGAGGAGCGTGATGCGGTGATGGGAAAACTGAGCGCAAGAGCAGCCGCAGGCGCCGCGTTATGGCTGGTGATGACGCCTCTGGGCGCAGGTTGGGCGCAGGCGGAGTCGTCCGCGCAGGCGTTGACCTCAGCGGAAATGTCTGGTCAGGAGCCGGGCGCTTCCCTGTCGTACGATCTGGCGCGCTTTGTCCAGGAGGCGATGCGGCGCAACAAGAAGCTCTCCATCGAGGCGCTGGATCGGCGTTTGGCCGACGAGGCGGTGACCAGCACGCGGGGGCGATTCGAACCCACGCTGACCATGGAGGGCAGCTTAGAGGAGAGCATGACCCCCAATAATGTGGAGCAGGCCACCTATCGCTCCTATCTGACCCACTACTATGAGCGCTACAAAAAGCTCTCGGCGGAGGTGGCGACCACGCTCCCCAGCGGCGCCGAAGTGAGCGTGGAGAGTACGCTGGATCAGGTCCACAACAATCTGCAGACCGACGGCTCGGCCGACGCCGACGGCGAGTATGAGACCTTTCTGGGCATCACTTTTACCCAGCCGCTGCTCAAAGGGGCCGGGCCCGACGCCACCCTCTCTTCCGAGCGCATCGCCAAGCAGGACGCCAAAATCGCCTATCAGAAGTTCCGCTTGCGCATGATGGGGATTCTGCACAAGGCGATCACCGCCTACTGGAAACTGCGCCACGCGCAGGACGCTTTGGCCCTGCGTCAGGCCTCCACCGTGCTGGCGCGCAAGCTGCTGGCCGATGGCCGCGCGCGCAGCGAGTCGGGCAAGCTGGCCCATACCGGCCTGCTGCCGCTGCTGGTGGGGGTGTCCCAACGTCAGGCGCAGCAGAGCGTGGCCGAACAGGCGTTGGCGGCGGCGCGCAGCGAAGTGGCCGCCGCGCTGTTCCTGCCGTTTGAGGGTGGCGAGCCGCCGCAGGTGGTCGCCACCGAACCGTTGGATTTAAGCAAAAGCGAAAAGCCCAACGTCCGCATCAGTTTGGAGAAGGCGCTCAGCCACCGCCCGGAGATCCTTTCGGCGCGCCATGTGATCGACCGTGAAAAGATTCGCGTGGTCTATCTGAAGAATCAGGATCTGCCGCAGTTGGACCTGAGCGCCAGTTTCGGCGTCAACGGTCTGGGCTACTCCTCGGAGCGCTCCTACAACACCGCCTTTCACGACGGCAATGAAGCGTGGACCCTGGGAGTGACCTTCTCCACCCCGCTATATGGCGGCATTGAGGAGAAGAGCGCCCTGGCCAGTGGTCGCATCACCAAGCGCAAGGCGCTGCTGGAGCTGCGCGCCACCGAGGTGGAGATCACCTCGGAGATCCACGCCATGGCGCGGCAGGTTCAGAGCGCCGCCGAACAGTTGCGCTTGATGCGCCGCATCGAAACCAGCCATGAGAAGCAGTGGCGGGCGGATCTGGCCGAGCACGCGGCGGGCATGAGCGACTACGCGCGCCTGCTGGAGCAGGAGGCGCTGTTGATCAACGCCCGCGAAAACGCGTTGCAGCATCAGTTGCGCTATCGCCAGGCGGTGTTGGGGTTGATGCTGGCCGAAGGCGCCCTGCTGACCCGTCTGGGGGTGGAGGAGGAGAGCGCCTACGCCCGCGCCATGGAGCAGTTGCGCGACTTCCAGCAGGGCGAGGATCGCGATGAGCAGGAGCAACTGATGCAGGATCTGAACGAGATGTCGCGACAGAAGCGGGAGGCCCGCACCGATGGCTAAAGGGCGATTATTCACGGTTCTTGCAGCGTTGTGGGTATTCGTTTTTCCCGCTGCCGCCATGGCGCTGGAGTCGGGGTTGGAGTCCGCATCTAACTGCGTGACCGAACCGCTGCGCCAAGCCAAACTGGCGTTTCCCATCAGCGGGCGGGTGGCGGAAAAGCGCGTCAAAGAGGGGCAGCGCGTCAAGCGCGGCGAGGTGATCTATCTGCTGGAGCGGCGTCGCGAGCAGTTGGAGGAGAAGCGCGCCAAGCTGCTGTTGGAGGATCGCTCGGCGCTGAACGGCGCCCGCGCCCGCGAACAGATGCTGGGCAAACAGCTCACCATCAACCGTCGGCTGTTTGAGCGCAATCAATCCATCAGCCGCGAAGAGCTGGACAAATTGATTCTGGAGCATGAACTGGCGCTGCAGGAGCACGCCCGACTGGTCAATGAGAAGCGGCGGCAGAAGGTGGATCACGCCTTGGCGGCGGAGAGTCTGCGTCTGCGCGCGTTGAGCGCGCCCATCGACGGCGTGGCGGCGTCGCTGAAGTTCGAGCCCGGCGAGATGATCGACGCCAACCAGTTGGCCGCGCACCTGGTGGATGTGCGCAGCGGCGTGGCGGTGTGCCATGTGGAGGATCAATTGGCGCGACGTCTGCCCGTGGGCGCCCAGGTCTCTTTGCGGATTTTGTCCGGCGCGCCGGTCATGCGGCGCGGCGAGGTGATCTTTGCGGCGCCGTTGATGGATCCCTCCAGCGGTTTGCGTCGTGTGAAAATCGCCTTTGAAAACACCGATAACGCCGTTATCCTCGGAGCGCCGGCCGCCATTGACGGCGTCACGCCCTGAGCGGCGGAGAGCAGCGTTTTTCTGATGATTCCAACCAACCTTTGTTCAAAGGAAATCGTTATGCGTGATGATATCTACACCGAAGGCATCGGCGAGATGAATTTCAATCTGGGCATGGTGCGCATGAACCTGGTGGGCCTGTCCGATGAGAAGGACGAGCAGGGCAACCTCAAGCCGGAGACCCAGCAGCGCATGGTGATGTCTCTGCGCGGTTTCCTGGTGTCGTTGGCGGCGATGCAGGATATGGCCGACAAACTGGTGGAGGCCGGCGTGCTCAAGCGCAAAGAGGGCGAAGGGGTCAAACCCGCCTGATCCGCTCTTCCATTCGCGCGCCGCTGCAACGCGCGGCGGCGCGCGCTGTGAAAAATTGAGAAATTACTCGTATTACGCCCGATTCTGATGTTTGGCGGCTATGGCAATGTGCCTGAGCCATGCTAGGCTGTTTGCACATTTTGTTGCGCGCTGGTTTGCGACGCTTAATTATCAGGCAGTTTGGGCGTACATGGTGACTCACTCCGCACATCCGGCGCATGCGCCCCAGAGGATGCGCCTGTTCATGGCGCTGTTGCTGTGGCTCGGCCTTTTCCTGGGGTTGCCTTTTGGTGAGGCGTTGAGCGCAAATACTCCCGACTCCCCACCATCCGCCACCGAAATTCTCCCTGCCGAGCTGCGCGCCTGGGTCGCCGGTTTGGACCGCCCCATCCGTGTGGGCGTAGAGCCCGATTGGCCTCCGTTTGACTATGTGCAGGATGGCGAGGCGACTGGATACGCTATCGAGTTGCTGAAAGCGGCGGCGCGGCAGACCGGGTTGCGCTTGGAGTTCGTTCTGGGCGAGAGCTGGGAGTCTCTGCTGGCGGAGTTCGACGCCGGATTGCTGGATATCCTTCCGGCGATTTATCTCACCGAAGAGCGACAGAAAAAATACATATTTACAAGTAGCTATGCTGCAAACCCCTCGGTTTTGACGACTCGTCGCGACGAGTCGCGCTTCGAGGGTCTGCAAGGCATGGCCGGGCTGCGTCTGGCGGTGGTGTCGGGCTACTCCACCACGCGGATGGTTAAGCAGCGATATCCCAAAATTGACCTGGTTCCGGTTAAGGATGCGCTGGAGGGGCTCAAGGCGGTGGCGTTCGATCGCGCCGACGCGTTTGTGGAGAGCTATCCGGTCATCAATCATTTGATGCAGGAGCACGCCATTCCCGGCCTGAAAATCGTCGGCGAAACGTGGCTCAAGCACCCGGATGAAACCAAGTTGCACATCGCCGTGCACAAGCGCGCCGCGCAGTTGGCGGCGGTGCTGAATCTCGGTTTGGAGGCGATTCCCCGCACCGAAACCACGCGCTTGCGCCAGCGTTGGTTGGGGGCGTTGCCCGCCCCGCGACGTGAGGCGCAAAACCGCCGCCTGAGCCTCAAACCGGAACTCAAACGCTGGTTGCGCGACCACCCCATCATCCGCATTGGCGTGGACCCGGCGTATCCCCCCTTCGACTTCATCAATGAGGCTGGGCGCCACCAGGGCATCTCCGCCGACTATCTGAAACTGCTCTCCAAACGCTTGGGGGTGCGTTTTGAAACCGTGCCCAATCTGAGCTGGAAGCAGGTCCTCGACGGCGTCAAAGAGGGCGCGGTGGATCTGGCGCCAGTGGTGACCGACACCCCTGAGCGGCGCGAATTTCTGCGCTTTACTCAGCCCTATCTGGATTTCCCCCAGGTCTATATCACCCGCATGGGCAGTCCAGCCATCGCCAAACCGGCGGATCTGGCCGGGCGCACCCTGGTGCTGCCAGAGGGGTGCGCCACCGTGGAGCAGACCCGCGCGGCGCTGCCCGACCAGAGCATCAAGTTGGCCGCCACGCCGCTGGAGATGCTGCGCATGGTGGCCACCGGACAGGCCGATGTGGCGCAGGACAATTTGGGCGTCATCAGCCATCTGATCCAAAAACACAGCTTGTTCAACTTACAGGTGGCGGCGCCATCGCCCATTGGCGGCGGCGCTCTGTCCATGGGGGTGCGACAGGACTGGCCGGAGTTGCAGGAGATTCTGCACCAGGCGCTGGCCGACATTACGCCAGCCGAACACCAGACCATCCGCAGCCGCTGGGTGGTGGTGGCCGATGCGGGCAAGGCGCCCGCCACCTCTGGGCTGAACCTGAGCGATACCGAACGGGCGTGGCTGACCCAGCACCCCAAAATCCGTCTCGGCATCATGACCGGTTGGGCGCCCATCAGTTTTGTGGAGCCCGGGCGTGGTCCCAGCGGCATCTCCGCACAGATTGTGGAGACCCTCAATCAACGACTGGGCGGGCGTATTACGCTGGTTCCTGGTCAGTGGAGCGAGATGCTCGAAGCGGTCAAACAGCGCAAGCTCGACGGCGTCCTGGATATCACCCCCAATCCAGCTCGTGAGTCCCATTTCAGCTTCACCATGCCTTATCTGGACATTCCCCATGTGATTGTGGGCGCGGGCAGGCGTTTGGATTTGCAAAATGAGGCGGATCTGCGTGGACGCACGCTGGCTCTGGAGAAGGGCTACGGCAGTGTGCGCTACTTCCACCAGAGCCAACCGCAGACCACGGTGAAGGAGTATCCCAACACCGTCGCCGCACTCGAAGCGGTCGCCCGCGGCGAGGCGGACGCCTATGTGGGCAATCAGGTGGTGGCGCGCTATCTCATTGCGCAACACCTGCTGAGCAATCTGTCGGTGGTGGGGCGCACGCAGAAGCCTAGCTCGGTGCTCACCATCGGCGTGCGGAAAGATTGGCCGCAGCTGCGCGACATTCTGCAAAAAGCGCTGGACCAGACCTCCCAGCGCGAGCGCAACGCCATTCTGCGCCAATGGGTGGGCGACGCCCAACCCGCCGCTCTGCCGGCGGGCGGCAATGGCGTGGCGTTGGTTCCGCTGCTGCGCTTCGCCATGGCGCTGTTGGCGATTCTGGCGCTGCTGGGGGCGATGCTGACTTGGGTGGTGCGTCAGGGCGGCGAGGTCAAAGGCGCGCCGCTGATGCAGTCGCGGCGCATGCGCATGGTGGGCATGCTGATTATGGCCAGCTTTCTGGCCGCTGCGGTGGCGCTCTCCTGGTGGGGCCTGAAAAACCTGGAGAAGCAGAGCATGGAGCGCCTGGGCGGCGCCCTGCAGGCGTTGGCGGATTCGGCGGAGGATGCGCTTACGCTGTGGTTCGAAGGGCGCTCGGCGCATCTGCAATCCCTCACCCAGCAGCCGGAACTCCGCGCCGCGCTGCTCAGTTTGAGTCAGCAGCCGGACGCCTTCGCGCCAGCGCAGAGTTTGAGCCAATTCCTGGCGGGTCATCGGCAGGGCGCGTTGGGGTTTGTGGCGCTCTCGCCCAGCGGCGAGAGTTGGGCCGTGGATGGCGCCAGCGGACTGGCTGCTCTGGTCTCCCGCGATGGCCCGGCCTGGACCTCAGCACAGATGGCGTTGAAACGCAAAACGGCGCTCTCCTCGCCGATTGCCTGGCGCTCCAGCGGCGCACAGAGCGGGCAAGGGGGGCAATCCCATGTGATCTTTCTGAGCATGGCGGTGCGCGATGCGGCGGGCGCTCCGCTGGGTATTCTGGCGGTCGCGTTGGATCCGGCGCAGTCGCTCAACCGCATCGCCGCGCAGTCCCGCGGGTTGGCCAGCGCCGAAACCTATCTATTTGATCGCGCCGGGCGTCTGGTTACCGAGTCGCGCTTCCTTGATGATCTGAAGTGGCGGGGGCGACTGCCCGCCGAGGCCAACAGTAGCATCGGTATGCGTCTGGGCGTGAGTGGGGAGTCCGACGCGCCGCTGACCCGCGCCGTGGCGGATGCGGTGAGCAACGTCAATGGTTTGGATATTCAGGGCTACACCGATTATCGCGGCGGCATGGCGGTGGGATCTTGGCGCTGGAATAGCGCGCTGTCGCTGGGCATTGTGGCCGAGGCGCGCCGGGATGACGCGCTCTCGCTCTACCACGCCGTGGGGCGCATGGTCACCACGGTGTTGGGTTTTACCCTGCTGCTCTCCCTGGTGCTGATGGGGGTGGCGGTGTGGATGGGCGAGCGCGCCAACCGTTCGTTGGCGCGGGCCCGTGATGAGCTGGAGGAGAAGGTGCGCGCCCGCACCGCCGAATTGGAAGAGGCGGCGCAGCAGGTGCGCGAGCGGGAGAAACGTCTGAAGCTGGCGCTGCAGGGGGGCAACCTCGGCTTTTGGGATGTGGATCTGCGCTCCGGCCGCACCATTGTTAATGCGCGCTATGCGGAGATCTTTGGCGAACCTCTGCCAGAGGGCGAAGAGGTGGCGGAACTGATCAAGGATCGCAACCTGTGGTTGGCCAAACTGCACCCGGAGGATCGGGATCGGGTGCTGGAGGCCGGGCGCGCCTATCGCGCAGGCGAGATCCCTGTTTACCATCTGGAACACCGCGCGCTGTTGGGCGACGAGGTGCGCTGGGTGGTGACCAATGGCGCGGCGGTGGAGTGGGATGAGACGGGACAGGCGCGCCGCATGGTGGGGACGGTGGCGGACTTTACCGACCGTAAGAATATGGAGATGGAGTTGGCGCGCTCCAAGGAGGAGGCTGAAGCGGCCAACCGCGCCAAGAGCGATTTCCTGGCCAATATGAGCCATGAGATCCGCACCCCTATGAACGCCATCATCGGTATGAGCCATTTGGCGCTGCAGACCGAATTGACGCCGCGCCAGCGCAACTATATCCAGAAGGTGCACCGCTCCGCCGAGTCGTTGCTGCGGATTCTCAATGATATTTTGGACTTCTCCAAAATCGAGGCGGGCAAGCTGGCCATGGAGTCGACTGCGTTCGACCTGGAGGAGACCTTCGATAATCTGGCCAGCCTACTGGGTTTGAAAGCGCGGGAGAAGGGGCTGGCGCTGCACTTCGATTTTCCCTGGGATCTGCCCACGCGATTGATCGGCGATCCGCTGCGTCTGGGGCAGGTTCTGATCAACCTGGGCAACAACGCCATCAAGTTCACCGAGTCGGGCAGCGTCACCGTGCGCGTACGCAGAACCGACGGCGACGCCCAGCGCGCGCAACTGAGCTTTGACGTGATCGACACCGGCATCGGCTTGACCCCAGAGCAGCAGGGGCGTCTGTTCCAATCCTTCAGTCAGGCCGACGCCTCCACTACGCGCCGTTTTGGCGGCACTGGGCTGGGGCTGGCGATCTCGCGCAAGTTGGTGGAGTTGATGGGCGGGCATATCGGCGTGCAGAGCGAGGCCGGGCAGGGCAGTCGATTCTATTTTTCGGCGTGGCTGGCGCGGGATCCGGAACACGCCGACAGCGCGGTTGCGCTGCCAGCGGACTTGGCGGGGACGCCGGTGCGAGTGGTGGAGCGGGATGAGGTCGCGCGGCGGATCCTGATTGAGCAGCTCAAAGGGTTGCAGTTGACCCTGCTGGAGCCGTCAGAGGAGGCGCCGCCCGAGAGCTTGTGTCTGCTGGATTGGCGCTCAAAACCCGCCTCGGATCGACCGGCGGCGCAGCAGTGGATGCAGCTCGACTGTGCGGGCGAACATGTGGCGCTGATGGCGCAGGCCGATGATTACGAAGGCGCTGTGGAGGTGGCGGAGATGCGCGGCTGGGGTCTGTTGAGCAAACCGATTCTGCCCACCGCATTGCGGCAGGCGATTCTGGTGGCCATGGGACGCGCCGTCGCCGCGCAGCGTTCGGAGGATAAGGTCGATAGCGAAATGGAGGCCGCCTACGCCGCGTTGCGCGGCGCGCGGGTGTTGCTGGCCGAGGACAACGCCGTCAACCAGGAGTTGGCGCTGGAGCTGTTGCAGACGCGTGGGATTGCGGTGACCGTGGCCGACAATGGCCAGGAGGCGGTGGATCGGGTGCGGGCGGAGAGCTTTGATGGCGTGTTGATGGACATGCAGATGCCGATTATGGATGGCTACGCCGCCACCCGCGCTATTCGCGAAATTGCTGGCTGTGAAGGGCTGCCTATTATCGCCATGACCGCCAATGTTATGGCAGAGGATCTGGAGCGGGCGCAGGCGGCGGGGGTGGACGATCACATCGCCAAGCCCATCAATCTGCATCAGTTGTTCACCGTGATGGCGCGCTGGATCGAGCCGTCGCAGCCATTGGCGGCGGGCGTTCATCCGGTGAGCGTCGGTGCGCCGCCCTTAACGGAGTCGCCAACGGAGGGGGCTGCGCAAGCAAGCTTTGTCGATCTGCCGGGAGTGGACGCCAAGGCCGGACTCCAGGTGGCCAATGGCAATATGGCGCTGTATGAGCGTCTACTACTCAAATTCGCCGACAATCAGGGCGACTTTGTGGCGCGCTGCCAAGCGGCTTTGGATGGCGCAGACTGGGAGACCGCCCAGCGCCATGCGCACACCCTCAAAGGGGTGGCGGGGAACCTGGGCGCAAAGACGGTGCAAGCGTGTGCGCGGGCGTTGGATGAGGCGTGTCGCGCACAGGACGCCGCCGTCGCTCAGGCGTGCTTGCAGCAGACTGATGCGGCGCTGCAGCCGTTGCTGGCGGCGTTGGCGCAGAGACGCCCCGCCGAGTCGTCCGCGCCTCCTGCGACGGCCTTTTCCGAGCCTGCCGATCCAGAACAAGTCGCCGAGATGATCCAACGGCTCGAAGCGCTGCTGGCGGATAACGATGTGGAGGCGCAGGAGGTCATTGGCGAGTTGCAGTCCCATTGGCGCGATGGCGATTGCCACGACTGTCTGCGCAAGGTCTCGCAGCTGGTGGACGCCTATGAGTTTGAACAGGCCGCCGAGGAGTTGGCCCGTCTGCGTGAACGCTCGGCGACAGGGGCGTGACGTCGCTGTTTGTGACTTGTCCACCGTGCAACAATTCGTTTATAAGCGCATAAGACTCTCGGCGGCGTCTGATTTGTCGCGGCGTAGAGCGGGGAGCCGCTGTGGTGCGGCGCCATTCAAAACACATTTATTTGGAGTTTGATGTGAAAAAATATCTGATTACCGGTGGTTTGGGGTTCATTGGCTCGCATCTGGGCGATGCGTTGTTGGCGCAGGGCCATCACGTGCGCATTTTGGATGATCTCTCCACCGGCCACCTGAGCAATGTGCAGCAGGACAAGTGCGAGATCTTCATCGGTTCGGTGGAGGACAAAAACGCCGTGGATCGCGCCATGGAGGGGATGGATGGCTGTTTCCATCTGGCCGCCATCGCCTCGGTGCAGCGCTCCAA encodes:
- a CDS encoding TolC family protein, coding for MGKLSARAAAGAALWLVMTPLGAGWAQAESSAQALTSAEMSGQEPGASLSYDLARFVQEAMRRNKKLSIEALDRRLADEAVTSTRGRFEPTLTMEGSLEESMTPNNVEQATYRSYLTHYYERYKKLSAEVATTLPSGAEVSVESTLDQVHNNLQTDGSADADGEYETFLGITFTQPLLKGAGPDATLSSERIAKQDAKIAYQKFRLRMMGILHKAITAYWKLRHAQDALALRQASTVLARKLLADGRARSESGKLAHTGLLPLLVGVSQRQAQQSVAEQALAAARSEVAAALFLPFEGGEPPQVVATEPLDLSKSEKPNVRISLEKALSHRPEILSARHVIDREKIRVVYLKNQDLPQLDLSASFGVNGLGYSSERSYNTAFHDGNEAWTLGVTFSTPLYGGIEEKSALASGRITKRKALLELRATEVEITSEIHAMARQVQSAAEQLRLMRRIETSHEKQWRADLAEHAAGMSDYARLLEQEALLINARENALQHQLRYRQAVLGLMLAEGALLTRLGVEEESAYARAMEQLRDFQQGEDRDEQEQLMQDLNEMSRQKREARTDG
- a CDS encoding transporter substrate-binding domain-containing protein; this encodes MALLLWLGLFLGLPFGEALSANTPDSPPSATEILPAELRAWVAGLDRPIRVGVEPDWPPFDYVQDGEATGYAIELLKAAARQTGLRLEFVLGESWESLLAEFDAGLLDILPAIYLTEERQKKYIFTSSYAANPSVLTTRRDESRFEGLQGMAGLRLAVVSGYSTTRMVKQRYPKIDLVPVKDALEGLKAVAFDRADAFVESYPVINHLMQEHAIPGLKIVGETWLKHPDETKLHIAVHKRAAQLAAVLNLGLEAIPRTETTRLRQRWLGALPAPRREAQNRRLSLKPELKRWLRDHPIIRIGVDPAYPPFDFINEAGRHQGISADYLKLLSKRLGVRFETVPNLSWKQVLDGVKEGAVDLAPVVTDTPERREFLRFTQPYLDFPQVYITRMGSPAIAKPADLAGRTLVLPEGCATVEQTRAALPDQSIKLAATPLEMLRMVATGQADVAQDNLGVISHLIQKHSLFNLQVAAPSPIGGGALSMGVRQDWPELQEILHQALADITPAEHQTIRSRWVVVADAGKAPATSGLNLSDTERAWLTQHPKIRLGIMTGWAPISFVEPGRGPSGISAQIVETLNQRLGGRITLVPGQWSEMLEAVKQRKLDGVLDITPNPARESHFSFTMPYLDIPHVIVGAGRRLDLQNEADLRGRTLALEKGYGSVRYFHQSQPQTTVKEYPNTVAALEAVARGEADAYVGNQVVARYLIAQHLLSNLSVVGRTQKPSSVLTIGVRKDWPQLRDILQKALDQTSQRERNAILRQWVGDAQPAALPAGGNGVALVPLLRFAMALLAILALLGAMLTWVVRQGGEVKGAPLMQSRRMRMVGMLIMASFLAAAVALSWWGLKNLEKQSMERLGGALQALADSAEDALTLWFEGRSAHLQSLTQQPELRAALLSLSQQPDAFAPAQSLSQFLAGHRQGALGFVALSPSGESWAVDGASGLAALVSRDGPAWTSAQMALKRKTALSSPIAWRSSGAQSGQGGQSHVIFLSMAVRDAAGAPLGILAVALDPAQSLNRIAAQSRGLASAETYLFDRAGRLVTESRFLDDLKWRGRLPAEANSSIGMRLGVSGESDAPLTRAVADAVSNVNGLDIQGYTDYRGGMAVGSWRWNSALSLGIVAEARRDDALSLYHAVGRMVTTVLGFTLLLSLVLMGVAVWMGERANRSLARARDELEEKVRARTAELEEAAQQVREREKRLKLALQGGNLGFWDVDLRSGRTIVNARYAEIFGEPLPEGEEVAELIKDRNLWLAKLHPEDRDRVLEAGRAYRAGEIPVYHLEHRALLGDEVRWVVTNGAAVEWDETGQARRMVGTVADFTDRKNMEMELARSKEEAEAANRAKSDFLANMSHEIRTPMNAIIGMSHLALQTELTPRQRNYIQKVHRSAESLLRILNDILDFSKIEAGKLAMESTAFDLEETFDNLASLLGLKAREKGLALHFDFPWDLPTRLIGDPLRLGQVLINLGNNAIKFTESGSVTVRVRRTDGDAQRAQLSFDVIDTGIGLTPEQQGRLFQSFSQADASTTRRFGGTGLGLAISRKLVELMGGHIGVQSEAGQGSRFYFSAWLARDPEHADSAVALPADLAGTPVRVVERDEVARRILIEQLKGLQLTLLEPSEEAPPESLCLLDWRSKPASDRPAAQQWMQLDCAGEHVALMAQADDYEGAVEVAEMRGWGLLSKPILPTALRQAILVAMGRAVAAQRSEDKVDSEMEAAYAALRGARVLLAEDNAVNQELALELLQTRGIAVTVADNGQEAVDRVRAESFDGVLMDMQMPIMDGYAATRAIREIAGCEGLPIIAMTANVMAEDLERAQAAGVDDHIAKPINLHQLFTVMARWIEPSQPLAAGVHPVSVGAPPLTESPTEGAAQASFVDLPGVDAKAGLQVANGNMALYERLLLKFADNQGDFVARCQAALDGADWETAQRHAHTLKGVAGNLGAKTVQACARALDEACRAQDAAVAQACLQQTDAALQPLLAALAQRRPAESSAPPATAFSEPADPEQVAEMIQRLEALLADNDVEAQEVIGELQSHWRDGDCHDCLRKVSQLVDAYEFEQAAEELARLRERSATGA
- a CDS encoding efflux RND transporter periplasmic adaptor subunit; this encodes MAKGRLFTVLAALWVFVFPAAAMALESGLESASNCVTEPLRQAKLAFPISGRVAEKRVKEGQRVKRGEVIYLLERRREQLEEKRAKLLLEDRSALNGARAREQMLGKQLTINRRLFERNQSISREELDKLILEHELALQEHARLVNEKRRQKVDHALAAESLRLRALSAPIDGVAASLKFEPGEMIDANQLAAHLVDVRSGVAVCHVEDQLARRLPVGAQVSLRILSGAPVMRRGEVIFAAPLMDPSSGLRRVKIAFENTDNAVILGAPAAIDGVTP